In Leptolyngbya sp. NIES-2104, the genomic window TGAAGACGGGTGAATCTAGCGGCTTGCAGTCCTGAAGGGACTTCGCACCGTCAGCCCCGAATTCTATTCCGGGGCGAATGGACAACGGAGCGAAGGAACTCATTGATCGGACGTTAAATCGGGAAAGACTTCTTGAACTGCGGGATGAATCAAATGGTGATTTTGCACATTTAATCCTTTGGCTAAGGCAGAATCCCGATCGAGTGCCGTCATTCCATAGTTTGCCAACTTGATCACATACGGTAGCGTACTATTATTCAACGCTTGCGTTGCCGTCCAGGGAACAGCTCCAGGCATATTGGGCACACCATAATGCACGACACCTTCATCGACATAAGTTGGCTCTGTGTGAGAGGTTGGATGCAGCGTTTCAATACAGCCACCTTGATCGACTGCGACATCGACGATTACAGAACCCGATCGCATTTGTTTCACCAAGTCTCTCGATACCAAGGTCGGAGCTTTTCGCCCTGGAATCAGCACTGAGCCAATCAGTAAATCAGCCTGCGGCACAAGTTCCTCAATATGGCTGGAATTGCTGTAAAGTAGCTCAACGCGTGAACCGAAAATCGTTTCGAGATACGACAAGCGATCGACATTCACATCGAGAATTGTCACTTGTGCACCCATCCCGATCGCCATTCTCGCCGCTTCCGTTCCGACCATTCCGCCACCAAGAATCACGACTCGCCCCGGTCTAACTCCCGGAACACCGCCGAGCAAGACACCCCGACCGCCTTGTTGTCGTTCTAAATAGCGCGATCCGAACTGCACCGATAAGCGTCCGGCGATAATGCTCATCGGGGTTAATAAGGGCAAACGTCGATCGGGAAGTTCAACGGTTTCATACGCGATCGCGCTCACGCCTGAATCTAATAATTGCTCGGTCAATCGTCGATTCGCTGCTAGATGCAAATAGGTAAAGAGCAATTTCCCTTTTTGCAGAAAATCGTATTCCGAGGAGAGCGGTTCTTTGACTTTCACGACCAATTCGCGATCCCAGACTTCCTTGGCGTGAGAAACGATCAAGGCTCCTGCTTGTGTGTATTCTGCATCAGTAAACCCCGATCCCGTGCCCGCATTCGACTCGACAAAGACCGAATGCCCCTGCTCTACCAACACCCGCACACTACTTGGACTTAGACCCACTCGGAACTCTTGATCCTTTGTTTCTTTGGGCACACCAATTTCCATAGTCAACCTCGATCGATATATCTCTAATTTAATCGGCAATTTATGGGAGAGCCGTCATTCGAGAGCGAGTCATGTTTAGAATGAGGACGAAGAATTGTAAAAGCTTTGTTCACCATGACCCAGACTCAACCCACCGTGACTCCGAAACTGGAGAATCCGAAATTTGGCTTTAATGATTATGCCGAGCGATTGAATGGACGGGCTGCAATGATCGGTTTTGTCGCAGCGCTGATCGTGGAATATGTTACCGGACAAGGCGTACTCACCTGGCTGGGACTGATTTAAGCGTGTCTGAAGACTGAGGGATTTCACCGTCTCTCAGTCGAAGCCTTTAAAATAGAATTCAGCGTATTCCCGGAAAATCTATGAACGTTTTATGGTTTCGCTTTTTGAGAACGTTTTATCGCAAAGAGCCACTGACCGCATTTATTCTGACCGCAGGTGCAATGAATGTCGCGATCGGAGGATTTGATCAAAGCACGTCGCTTGTGATGTTTGGACTAAGTACGGTTTCACTTTCCTTTCTCTTCCGCTGGTGGTCGCTGTCTCAACGTCCTGCACCCGTGCGCGTCACTCCTTCAGACGATCGCCCGACTCGAATGCCTCGCGCCTTACCCGAACGGTCTTCCCGTCCTTCGCTCCCTGATTTAAGAAATGCTGAAAATCGGTGAAGCTGCTGCGAAAAGCGGTTTACCTGTTAAAACGATTCGCTATTACGACGATATTGGATTGCTTGCGCCGACCGTCGAGCGATCGCAGTCTGGATATCGGTTATTTCTGCCGCAGGTTGTCGATCGATTGGCATTCATCAAACGAGCGCAGTCACTAGGACTGAGTTTAGAAGAAGTGAAAGAAATTCTGGCAGTACACGATCGAGGGGTGTTGCCTTGTGAAACCGTGAAAGGGCAGATTCAAGACAAAATCGCTCAAATCACGGAACAGATCGAACAGTTGAATACGCTCCGAACGGAATTACAATCGGTTCTGTCGCAGTGGCAAGAACCCGCACCAGAATTCGTCGAAACTACGATTTGTCCGAATTTGGAAGCCAAGAGATCGTTCTAGAGAGAGTCGTCTCGATCGTTCCTCTCGAATAGCTTGTGAAATAACAAGTCGATCGAGGAAAGAAGAATGCAACCTCATACACCACTTCCCGCCACTGAAGATGATTCTCTTGTTCATAAATTAGGACAGATTGGACGGATTTTGCGTCTGATTGGATGGTCGGGGATCGTGACTCAGCTTGGACTCGGAATTGCCGCAGGAGTTCTACTACTGTTCGCGATCGCGGGACGCAATTTTAACAACGCGATTAGTTCTCAAGAAAATAATACCGCTGGCACGACTCCTGGACTTGGAATTGCTACGTTTTGGGCAGTGTGCGCGATCGCGGTTTTACTGTACACGGCGTTTCTGGCATTTCGTCAATTGCTGTTTGCTCGTCGGTTGCGTCATGCAAATCACGATCGACATCCGAAAAAAAGCGACGTGATTCAAGTCTTAAAACTTGGCATTTTGGCAGGTTTTATCGGTATGGCGTTTTCTATTTTGGGTGGCGGTTCAGCATTGGGGGTGTTGTTATCAAAATCGATTTCACAACCGCAAGGAGTCGCCATTTATGATCCGACTCGAATTATTCGCCCACTCGATGTGTTTCTGGCAATGGCGAACATGATCACGATGACGGCGCATTTTCTCGGAACGATCGCATCGGTGGCAACGGTGAATTGGTTACATCGTCAGTAAATGCGCTGGAATTGAAGCTCGATCGCTTGGGTACTCTGAACCAGTCAGACTCGCGACTCTAGATAGAGCGCGGTTTTGACTTTTCCGAGTTTTGACTCTATCGCGGCGGCTTCAATATGCAGAGCATCTCTCCTAGCGTTCCATTCGTTGATCTCGCTCCTCTTCACCAACCGATTCAGGCTCAGATCGAGCAGGCGATCCACGGTGTGCTTCAGCGCGGGGATTATGTGATGGGGCAGTCAGTGAAGGACTTCGAGCAGGCATTTTCTAAAGCTTGTGGAGTCGCGCATGGGGTTGGGGTCGCTTGTGGAACGGATGCGATCGCACTCGGTTTACAAGCTTGCGGAATTGGTCACGGCGATGAGGTGATTCTCCCTGCGAATACGTTTGTCGCAACCCTGATCGGGGTTTTGCGCTGTGGCGCGACACCGATTTTAGTTGATTGCGATCCAAAGACTGCTTTGATCGATTTAGCAGCAGCAGAACGGGCGATTACACCCCGAACAAGAGCGATCGTACCTGTGCATCTTTACGGGCAAATGGTTTCTCCCTGTTTGCTCAGAGATTTAGCGCACACTTACGAATTGATTATTTTTGAAGATGCTGCACAAGCGCATTTAGCAGAACGTGAAGGGATTCGGGCAGGCTCGATCGGGCTAGCGGCTGCATTTAGTTTCTATCCGAGTAAGAACCTAGGCGCGTTAGGCGATGGCGGCATGGTCGTCACAAAAGACGAAGCGATCGCAACAAAATTACGCACGTTAAGAAACTACGGTGCACCCCGCAAATATTTTCATACCGACTTCGGAACCAATAGCCGACTCGACTCGATTCAAGCGGCGATTTTGAATGTGAAACTACCACATCTTCACAGTTGGAATCGCGATCGTGCTCAAATTGCCGAACAATACAACGCCCTTCTAAAACCGTTGCAGTCACGTGGATTAGTCCCAATTTTTAATCAAAGCGGAAAAGGTCATGTTTATCACCTGTATGTGATGCGGGTGCTGAAATCAGGAGTGATCGATCGAGAAATGCTACAAGAACGCCTCGAAGCTCAAGGCATTCAGACGGGAATTCACTATCCGTTACCGTGTCACTTGCAGCCCGCGTTTAGAAATTTGGGCTATCGAGCAGGCGCTTTTCCGATCGCTGAAAGTCTGTGTGACGAGATCATTTCGCTGCCGATGTATCCCGGTTTGACTGAAGCGCAAGTGATTCAAGTCGTTGGCGCGATCGAAGAAAGTCTCGCAACTCCCGTTACTGTCGAACTCCCGGTGTAAGGCTATGCAAATTCGGCGTTTTTCATTTCTCGATCGACATTGGAGCGATCTGGTTCTCCTGGGATTACTGGCAATCTTATATGTTCCGTTGCTGATTCATTGGTACGACGGCTGGATCAGAAAATCGATCAGCATTGAACATGAATATTTTAGTCACGGCATCATTGGTTTACCTTTCGCAGCAAATATCGCTTGGTACAACCGGAAACGCTGGACTCGACTTTCAGACACGGTTGGATCAGCCAGATTTGTAAGTCTTGGATTGATTCTGCTTGCAGGAGTGTTTTATCTCAGCGGACTGCCTGATCCGGTCAATCTTTCATTGCCGATTTTATTGACCGCAATCTGTCTCTGGCTTAAAGGATTACCCGGATTGAAGCTGCAATCCTTTCCTCTATTGCTCGTCTTCTTGGCAACCCCGAACGAAATCCCATACTTGCTTGCACCATATACAATGCCGCTTCAAAGTTTTATTGCGGGGACAGCAGGCTTTATTTTGAATCAGATCGGCATGGATGTCACGGTTCAGAACATTTACTTATCTGTCAACAATCGCCGAGTCGAAGTGGCTCCCTATTGTGCTGGCTTGAAAATGCTTTTCACCAGTTCGTACGTGGCATTGATGATTCTGTATTGGACAAACAATTTACGATCGCGTTCTTTCTCGATCGTTTTTCTCATCGCCACTCTCTTCATCAGCGTCACTGCAAACGTTATTCGCAATACGCTTCTCACTTTCTTCCACGGTACGGGTCAAGATTCAGCATTCCACTTACTTCATGATGGCTGGGGTGGCGATGTCTAC contains:
- a CDS encoding DUF3611 family protein, whose amino-acid sequence is MQPHTPLPATEDDSLVHKLGQIGRILRLIGWSGIVTQLGLGIAAGVLLLFAIAGRNFNNAISSQENNTAGTTPGLGIATFWAVCAIAVLLYTAFLAFRQLLFARRLRHANHDRHPKKSDVIQVLKLGILAGFIGMAFSILGGGSALGVLLSKSISQPQGVAIYDPTRIIRPLDVFLAMANMITMTAHFLGTIASVATVNWLHRQ
- a CDS encoding DegT/DnrJ/EryC1/StrS aminotransferase family protein, which gives rise to MQSISPSVPFVDLAPLHQPIQAQIEQAIHGVLQRGDYVMGQSVKDFEQAFSKACGVAHGVGVACGTDAIALGLQACGIGHGDEVILPANTFVATLIGVLRCGATPILVDCDPKTALIDLAAAERAITPRTRAIVPVHLYGQMVSPCLLRDLAHTYELIIFEDAAQAHLAEREGIRAGSIGLAAAFSFYPSKNLGALGDGGMVVTKDEAIATKLRTLRNYGAPRKYFHTDFGTNSRLDSIQAAILNVKLPHLHSWNRDRAQIAEQYNALLKPLQSRGLVPIFNQSGKGHVYHLYVMRVLKSGVIDREMLQERLEAQGIQTGIHYPLPCHLQPAFRNLGYRAGAFPIAESLCDEIISLPMYPGLTEAQVIQVVGAIEESLATPVTVELPV
- a CDS encoding chlorophyll a/b-binding protein translates to MTQTQPTVTPKLENPKFGFNDYAERLNGRAAMIGFVAALIVEYVTGQGVLTWLGLI
- the crtB gene encoding cyanoexosortase B — its product is MQIRRFSFLDRHWSDLVLLGLLAILYVPLLIHWYDGWIRKSISIEHEYFSHGIIGLPFAANIAWYNRKRWTRLSDTVGSARFVSLGLILLAGVFYLSGLPDPVNLSLPILLTAICLWLKGLPGLKLQSFPLLLVFLATPNEIPYLLAPYTMPLQSFIAGTAGFILNQIGMDVTVQNIYLSVNNRRVEVAPYCAGLKMLFTSSYVALMILYWTNNLRSRSFSIVFLIATLFISVTANVIRNTLLTFFHGTGQDSAFHLLHDGWGGDVYSAAMLGLLIVLSNQMEKFFAPSSPQS
- a CDS encoding heavy metal-responsive transcriptional regulator, whose translation is MLKIGEAAAKSGLPVKTIRYYDDIGLLAPTVERSQSGYRLFLPQVVDRLAFIKRAQSLGLSLEEVKEILAVHDRGVLPCETVKGQIQDKIAQITEQIEQLNTLRTELQSVLSQWQEPAPEFVETTICPNLEAKRSF
- the ald gene encoding alanine dehydrogenase, with protein sequence MEIGVPKETKDQEFRVGLSPSSVRVLVEQGHSVFVESNAGTGSGFTDAEYTQAGALIVSHAKEVWDRELVVKVKEPLSSEYDFLQKGKLLFTYLHLAANRRLTEQLLDSGVSAIAYETVELPDRRLPLLTPMSIIAGRLSVQFGSRYLERQQGGRGVLLGGVPGVRPGRVVILGGGMVGTEAARMAIGMGAQVTILDVNVDRLSYLETIFGSRVELLYSNSSHIEELVPQADLLIGSVLIPGRKAPTLVSRDLVKQMRSGSVIVDVAVDQGGCIETLHPTSHTEPTYVDEGVVHYGVPNMPGAVPWTATQALNNSTLPYVIKLANYGMTALDRDSALAKGLNVQNHHLIHPAVQEVFPDLTSDQ